Proteins encoded in a region of the Hippopotamus amphibius kiboko isolate mHipAmp2 chromosome 11, mHipAmp2.hap2, whole genome shotgun sequence genome:
- the LOC130830863 gene encoding LOW QUALITY PROTEIN: antigen WC1.1-like (The sequence of the model RefSeq protein was modified relative to this genomic sequence to represent the inferred CDS: substituted 2 bases at 2 genomic stop codons) produces MNLDVREALVDKDAESHRGVVWLRLIRPQQTTRKTASYWSLANANIVCLQLGCGVTMSTPKGAHFVEGSDQISTARFLCSGAESFLWSCPVTALGVPDCTHGNTASVICSGNQTQVLPQCNHSLSEPAGSAVSEESSANCSDSRQLRLVDGGGRCAGRVEILHQGSWGTFCDDGWDLDDAHMVFRQLGCGEALNATGSAHFGAGSGPIWLDDLNCTRKKSQVWRRPSRGWGRHDCRHKQDSGVICSAFLALRMVSEDQECAGWLEVFYNGTWGSVCHNPMEDITLSVICRQLGCGDSGTLNSSVALREGSRSRWVDLIQCRKTDTSLWHCPSDPWNNNSCSSKDEAYISCTGRRSKICPTAAPCTDKDKIRLRGGDSVCSGRVEVGHSGSWGTVCDDSWSLAXAKVVCQQLGCGHALEAVWDTAFSPGNGSIWLDEVQCGGRESSLWDCAAEPWGQSDCKHEEDAGVRCSGGRTTLPPTRAETRPGSNPVPGIFSLPGILCLILGALLFLVLIILVTQLLRWRAERRALSSVEDALAEAVXEELDYLVTEKEDLLGSTGFPSDDLVTKLPYYTEDGEDHGDYMSAAEPDERTDAPGEGYDAAEEVPVPGAPPASVMSQGDVPPQKEGGMRASQTSSSLHFSREVADTGKGKESSWLFQGERGDPGYDDVEFSVPATATVAFP; encoded by the exons ATGAACTTGGATGTGAGGGAGGCCCTTGTAGACAAGGATGCAGAAAGTCACAGAGGAGTTGTGTGGCTTAGGTTGATCAGACCTCAGCAGACTACAAGA AAAACTGCCTCCTACTGGAGTTTGGCCAATGCCAATATTGTCTGTCTTCAGCTTGGCTGTGGGGTTACCATGTCCACCCCAAAAGGAGCACACTTTGTGGAAGGAAGTGATCAGATCTCAACAGCCCGATTTCTCTGCTCGGGGGCTGAGTCCTTCTTGTGGAGTTGCCCTGTGACTGCCCTGGGTGTTCCTGACTGCACCCATGGAAACACAGCCTCTGTGATCTGCTCAGGAAACCAGACCCAGGTGCTGCCCCAGTGCAACCACTCCCTGTCTGAACCAGCAGGCTCTGCAGTCTCAGAGGAGAGCTCCGCCAACTGCTCGGACAGCAGACAGCTCCGCCTGGTGGACGGGGGCGGTCGCTGCGCCGGGAGAGTGGAGATCCTTCACCAGGGCTCCTGGGGCACCTTCTGTGATGATGGCTGGGACCTGGACGATGCCCACATGGTGTtcaggcagctgggctgtggagaAGCCCTCAATGCCACGGGGTCTGCTCACTTCGGAGCGGGATCAGGGCCCATCTGGTTGGACGACCTGAACTGCACCAGAAAGAAGTCCCAGGTGTGGAGGCGCCCttcccggggctgggggcggcacGACTGCAGGCACAAGCAGGACTCGGGGGTCATCTGCTCAGCGTTCCTGGCCCTCAGGATGGTGAGCGAGGACCAGGAGTGTGCTGGGTGGCTGGAAGTTTTCTACAACGGGACCTGGGGCAGTGTCTGCCACAACCCCATGGAAGACATCACCTTGTCCGTCATCTGCAGACAGcttggctgtggggacagtgGAACCCTcaactcttctgttgctcttagGGAAGGTTCTAGATCCCGATGGGTAGATTTAATCCAGTGCCGGAAAACCGATACCTCTCTCTGGCACTGTCCTTCTGACCCTTGGAATAACAATTCATGTTCTTCAAAGGATGAAGCCTATATCTCCTGTACAGGAAGGAGATCCAAGATCTGTCCAACTGCTGCCCCCTGCACAG ACAAAGACAAGATCCGACTCAGGGGAGGAGACAGCGTGTGCTCAGGGCGGGTGGAGGTGGGGCACAGCGGCTCCTGGGGCACAGTGTGTGATGACTCCTGGAGCCTGGCATAGGCCAAGGTGGTGTGTCAGCAGCTGGGCTGTGGCCATGCCCTGGAAGCCGTGTGGGACACGGCATTTAGTCCTGGAAATGGGAGCATCTGGCTGGACGAGGTGCAGTGCGGGGGCCGGGAGTCCTCCCTGTGGGACTGTGCTGcggagccctgggggcagagcGACTGCAAGCACGAGGAGGATGCTGGCGTGAGGTGCTCTGGTGGAAGAACAACTTTGCCCCCCACTAGAGCAGAGACCAGGCCAGGCTCAAATCCTGTTCCTGGCATCTTCTCCCTGCCTGGGATCCTCTGCCTCATCCTGGGAGCCCTTCTCTTCCTGGTCCTCATCATCCTGGTGACTCAGCTGCTGAGATGGAGAGCAGAGCGCAGAGCCTTATCCAGTGTAGAAGATGCTCTTGCTGAGGCCGTGTAAGAGGAGCTTGATTACCTTGTGACAGAGAAGGAGGATCTTCTGGGCAGCACAGGGTTCCCGTCAGATGACCTGGTGACTAAACTGCCATATTACACCGAGGATGGTGAGGACCACGGAGACTATATGTCTGCTGCAGAGCCag ATGAGAGGACTGATGCCCCTGGTGAGGGTTATGATGCTGCTGAAGAGGTACCAGTGCCTGGGGCTCCTCCTGCTTCTGTGATGAGTCAGGGGGATGTGCCCCCACAGAAGGAGGGTGGGATGAGAGCCTCTCAGACAAGCTCTTCTCTGCACTTCTCTAGAGAGGTGGCTGATactgggaaaggaaaagagagctcCTGGCTGTTCCAGGGGGAGAGGGGGGACCCTGGCTATGATGATGTTGAATTTAGTGTCCCTGCAACAGCCACAGTGGCTTTCCCATGA